From Candidatus Manganitrophus morganii, the proteins below share one genomic window:
- a CDS encoding geranylgeranyl reductase family protein yields MHYDVIIIGAGPAGSAAATALARQGRSVLLLEKAAHPRHKSCGGGLSARLLPYLDADLKEIVEREIRKVVFLLRKKEVSGSSAEPVAYLVRRDRFDAYLAEKARKAGAEIVENCPVRDWRQTPEGVEVQSRRGPDTASFLIGADGAAGRVARKFHPDWKKHLAFALETEVPLRNKEEAVWIDLAVPRGYGWIFPKENGAAIGVADFKGKVSKPQALYSDFLGRHPLSSEAGSVPPNGCTIPIYRRSSPPLAKGRVLLIGDAGGLVDPLFGEGIFYAVRSGQMAAEAIGAAFAGRGEATSYDRAVRETFYPDFERAARMAKWVYAFPGLYLEAIRLHPGAVDLYLGILRGERTYCQFWKEVQWAFVRKFIPFKNTAG; encoded by the coding sequence ATGCACTACGACGTCATCATCATCGGCGCCGGCCCCGCGGGATCTGCGGCGGCAACGGCCCTCGCGCGGCAGGGGCGTTCGGTCCTTCTCCTGGAGAAGGCCGCTCACCCAAGACATAAATCGTGCGGGGGAGGGCTCTCCGCTCGCCTCCTTCCCTACCTGGACGCCGACCTGAAAGAGATCGTCGAGCGGGAAATCCGAAAAGTCGTTTTTCTTCTCCGAAAAAAAGAGGTGTCGGGTTCTTCCGCCGAGCCGGTCGCCTATCTGGTGCGTCGTGATCGATTCGACGCCTACCTTGCCGAGAAAGCGCGAAAGGCGGGGGCGGAGATCGTCGAGAATTGCCCGGTGCGCGATTGGCGCCAAACGCCGGAAGGGGTGGAGGTGCAAAGCCGCCGGGGCCCCGATACCGCTTCGTTTTTGATCGGCGCCGACGGCGCAGCCGGCCGTGTGGCCCGGAAGTTCCATCCCGATTGGAAGAAACACCTTGCCTTCGCCCTGGAAACGGAGGTTCCCCTCCGGAACAAAGAGGAAGCGGTCTGGATCGATCTGGCGGTTCCGCGGGGATACGGTTGGATTTTTCCAAAGGAGAACGGGGCGGCGATCGGGGTGGCCGATTTTAAAGGAAAGGTTTCAAAGCCACAGGCGCTTTATTCCGATTTTCTTGGACGGCACCCGCTCTCTTCCGAAGCGGGTTCGGTCCCGCCGAACGGCTGCACGATTCCGATCTATCGGAGGTCTTCCCCCCCCCTGGCGAAGGGAAGGGTGCTCCTCATCGGGGATGCGGGCGGGTTGGTCGATCCGCTCTTCGGAGAAGGAATTTTTTATGCGGTCCGCAGCGGACAGATGGCGGCCGAAGCGATCGGCGCCGCCTTTGCCGGCCGCGGGGAGGCGACCTCTTACGACCGGGCCGTTCGGGAGACTTTTTATCCCGACTTCGAGCGGGCGGCGCGGATGGCGAAGTGGGTCTATGCTTTCCCCGGCCTCTATCTGGAGGCGATCCGTCTTCATCCGGGGGCCGTCGATCTCTATTTGGGGATTCTTCGGGGGGAGCGGACTTACTGTCAATTTTGGAAGGAAGTGCAGTGGGCCTTTGTTCGAAAGTTCATTCCGTTCAAGAATACTGCTGGATGA
- the gspE gene encoding type II secretion system ATPase GspE, whose protein sequence is MPQPQQKRKMLGEMLIAEGLLSNEQLKRALAEQKTHGGRIGVVLKSLGLVTEDDIIKVLGKQMGIQYVDLSGIIVEPETILIVPEMLARRHQIIPLYKKGSILTLAMADPLNVFAIDDVKRTAGCEIEPVMSKESDVMRAIDRYYSGAGSLEEAAREADRQGFGVAEEGDAVIELSKLAEDTPVVKFVNTMITQAIKEGSSDIHIEPDGEVLRIRFRRDGLLREVMTAPRNLQSGVASRIKIMADLDIAEKRVPQDGRIQMKVGDRDIDIRLSTLPTLFGEKIVMRLLDKSKLLLSLSDLGFSTEGLQIFEKMIRRPYGLVLVTGPTGSGKTTTIYSALKQLSSVERNIVTIEDPVEYQIKLINQVPVNTKVGVTFANGLRSILRQDPDIVMVGEIRDRETATIAIQAALTGHLVLSTLHTNDAAGAIARLVDMGVEPFLIASSLIGIAAQRLVRKVCNACKKSYAATPQLLSDLGLSHLVNGKREITFARGEGCPDCRGSGYSGRIAIYELLMADDPIRQLVVTRAASNEVRKYAANMKFKSLRVEGLFKAVQGMTSVEEVFRVTQEFDGDLT, encoded by the coding sequence ATGCCGCAACCGCAGCAGAAAAGAAAGATGCTCGGCGAAATGTTGATCGCCGAGGGACTCCTTTCGAACGAACAGCTGAAGCGCGCGCTTGCCGAGCAGAAGACACACGGCGGGCGGATCGGGGTGGTCCTCAAGAGCCTGGGCCTTGTCACCGAGGACGATATCATCAAAGTTCTCGGGAAGCAGATGGGGATTCAGTATGTCGATCTTTCCGGCATCATCGTCGAGCCGGAGACCATCCTGATCGTCCCGGAGATGCTGGCCCGCCGTCATCAGATCATCCCTCTTTACAAAAAAGGGTCCATTCTGACCCTGGCGATGGCCGATCCCTTGAACGTTTTTGCGATCGACGATGTGAAGCGGACCGCCGGCTGCGAGATCGAGCCGGTGATGAGCAAAGAATCGGATGTAATGAGGGCGATCGACCGCTACTACTCCGGCGCGGGCTCCTTGGAGGAGGCGGCGCGGGAAGCCGACCGTCAGGGATTCGGGGTGGCCGAAGAAGGGGACGCTGTCATCGAGCTCTCCAAGTTGGCTGAAGACACGCCGGTCGTCAAGTTCGTCAATACGATGATCACGCAGGCGATCAAAGAAGGTTCAAGCGACATTCACATCGAGCCCGACGGCGAGGTCCTCCGTATCCGGTTCCGGCGCGACGGACTGCTCCGGGAAGTGATGACCGCCCCGCGCAATCTTCAGTCGGGGGTCGCTTCCCGGATCAAGATCATGGCCGATCTCGACATTGCCGAGAAGCGGGTTCCTCAGGATGGGCGCATCCAGATGAAGGTGGGAGATCGCGACATCGATATCCGTCTCTCAACCCTCCCGACCCTCTTCGGCGAGAAGATCGTGATGCGGCTGCTCGACAAATCGAAGCTGCTCCTCTCTCTCTCCGATTTGGGTTTTTCAACCGAGGGGCTTCAGATTTTCGAGAAAATGATCCGCCGCCCCTATGGTCTCGTTTTGGTGACGGGACCGACCGGAAGCGGCAAAACGACGACGATCTACTCGGCCCTCAAACAGCTCAGCTCGGTTGAAAGAAACATCGTGACAATTGAAGATCCGGTGGAGTATCAGATCAAGCTGATCAATCAGGTGCCGGTGAATACGAAAGTCGGCGTGACCTTCGCCAACGGGCTTCGCTCGATCTTGCGGCAAGACCCCGACATTGTGATGGTCGGGGAGATTCGGGACCGGGAAACCGCCACCATCGCCATTCAGGCGGCCCTCACCGGCCATCTCGTCTTATCGACCCTTCATACCAACGATGCGGCCGGCGCCATCGCCCGGCTGGTCGACATGGGGGTCGAGCCGTTCCTCATCGCCTCTTCGTTGATCGGCATTGCGGCGCAGCGGCTGGTTCGAAAAGTCTGCAATGCCTGCAAGAAGTCCTACGCCGCCACCCCCCAGCTTTTAAGCGATCTCGGCCTCTCGCATCTCGTGAACGGGAAGCGGGAGATCACCTTTGCCCGGGGCGAGGGATGTCCCGACTGCCGGGGGAGCGGGTATTCCGGGCGGATCGCCATTTATGAGCTGCTGATGGCCGACGATCCAATCCGCCAGCTCGTCGTGACGCGCGCCGCCTCCAACGAGGTCCGCAAGTATGCGGCGAACATGAAATTTAAATCGCTTCGCGTCGAAGGCCTTTTCAAGGCAGTCCAGGGAATGACGAGCGTGGAAGAGGTTTTCCGCGTCACCCAGGAATTCGACGGCGACCTCACCTAA
- a CDS encoding type II secretion system F family protein — protein MPTFRYKARDKYGALFMGTFETHGKEAVAGHLDSLGYIPVAIDEEKPGLSLAELLPQFERISSEDLIIFSRQLATLIGAGIPFMASFTALEEQTENPKLKKVINQVRRDVEGGSTFADALAKHPKVFSSLYVSMIKAGETGGVLDEMLNRLALLAEHEAETRARIKAATRYPKIVVTALVVAFGILITFVIPKFAALFANFKVELPLPTRIMIGINQVAHQYGLLILVVVAAAIIGFRKHVNTVSGRLWWDGVKLKIPIFGPIFMKVALSRFARVFGTLHRAGLPILQTLEIVSETVGNVMIARIVDNVRDSARQGRGIVQPMRVSKVFPPIVLQMVAVGEESGKTEEMMMKVSEYYDRDVDYAIKNLSSSLEPVLLVVIGGAVLLLALAIFLPWWNLINVVK, from the coding sequence ATGCCCACTTTTCGGTACAAAGCGAGAGACAAATACGGCGCCCTCTTTATGGGAACGTTTGAGACCCACGGCAAAGAGGCGGTGGCCGGGCATCTTGATAGTCTCGGTTATATCCCCGTTGCGATCGACGAGGAAAAGCCCGGCCTTTCGCTGGCCGAGCTTCTTCCGCAATTCGAGAGGATCTCTTCCGAGGATTTGATCATCTTCTCTCGGCAATTGGCGACGCTGATCGGCGCCGGGATTCCCTTCATGGCGAGTTTCACCGCGCTGGAGGAGCAGACGGAGAACCCGAAGCTGAAAAAAGTGATCAACCAGGTGCGGCGGGATGTGGAGGGGGGAAGCACCTTTGCCGATGCCCTTGCGAAGCATCCGAAGGTATTCAGTTCTCTCTATGTCAGCATGATCAAGGCGGGAGAGACGGGGGGTGTGCTTGATGAAATGCTTAATCGTCTGGCACTGCTGGCGGAGCATGAGGCTGAAACGCGCGCCCGGATCAAAGCGGCGACGCGTTATCCGAAGATTGTTGTGACAGCTTTGGTCGTCGCCTTTGGGATTTTGATTACCTTCGTTATTCCGAAATTTGCTGCGCTCTTTGCCAACTTTAAAGTCGAGCTGCCGCTGCCGACCCGGATTATGATCGGGATCAACCAGGTGGCCCACCAGTATGGTCTGCTGATCTTGGTTGTCGTTGCAGCCGCAATCATCGGGTTTCGGAAGCACGTCAACACGGTGTCCGGAAGGCTTTGGTGGGACGGCGTCAAGCTGAAGATCCCGATCTTCGGACCGATCTTCATGAAGGTCGCTCTCTCGCGGTTTGCCCGTGTTTTTGGAACCCTCCACCGAGCGGGTCTTCCGATCCTTCAGACGTTGGAGATCGTTTCGGAGACGGTCGGCAACGTGATGATTGCGCGGATTGTCGACAATGTTCGGGACTCTGCCCGGCAAGGGCGTGGGATCGTCCAGCCGATGCGGGTCAGCAAAGTCTTCCCGCCGATCGTTCTGCAGATGGTGGCGGTTGGAGAGGAGAGCGGCAAAACCGAAGAGATGATGATGAAGGTGTCCGAATATTATGACCGGGATGTCGATTATGCAATCAAGAACCTCTCGAGCAGCCTAGAACCGGTACTTCTCGTCGTCATTGGCGGCGCGGTGCTCCTTCTTGCCCTCGCGATCTTTTTACCCTGGTGGAACCTGATCAATGTGGTCAAATGA
- a CDS encoding type II secretion system protein GspG has protein sequence MWSNEDKSTRAAKLFQNEEGKGALDTLLVCILIGIMITVIFSYYSMTVQVAKEVTLQAGLVNLRKTIQLYHFMEHQYPSDLGSLVQKRLVFPAREDTFFKEEYLSSVTADPEGHLLDPFGNRYRYDPRNGRISSRTPGYETW, from the coding sequence ATGTGGTCAAATGAGGATAAATCGACGCGGGCCGCCAAACTATTTCAAAACGAAGAGGGGAAAGGGGCTCTAGACACACTACTGGTATGTATTCTGATCGGTATTATGATAACCGTTATCTTTTCTTATTACTCTATGACAGTGCAAGTGGCGAAGGAAGTGACATTGCAGGCAGGGTTGGTCAATCTCCGAAAGACAATTCAACTCTACCATTTTATGGAACATCAGTATCCGTCGGATCTGGGAAGCCTAGTTCAGAAGCGGCTGGTGTTTCCGGCACGTGAAGATACGTTCTTCAAAGAGGAATATCTCAGCTCAGTGACAGCTGATCCGGAGGGACATCTGCTGGATCCGTTCGGAAATCGATATCGGTATGACCCGAGAAACGGGCGGATCTCTTCGAGAACCCCCGGTTATGAAACATGGTAA
- a CDS encoding prepilin-type N-terminal cleavage/methylation domain-containing protein, with amino-acid sequence MKTLKNEKGFTLVELVVVIVVLGLLAAFAVPRFIDITTAARTSSVNGFAGGLRAAVAVVKAQYMINGTGTSPVTMADGTTVAVGTAGTAAGVPTGSVAGIQSAMNDIGGFTPTYVLGGTSLFVPSGGGATCRVEYNDTTGLVTALTGDCS; translated from the coding sequence ATGAAGACACTGAAGAATGAAAAGGGTTTCACCTTGGTCGAGTTGGTGGTCGTCATTGTCGTCCTTGGCCTATTGGCGGCATTTGCGGTTCCAAGGTTTATCGACATCACAACTGCGGCCAGAACCTCCAGCGTCAACGGTTTTGCAGGTGGGCTCCGTGCGGCGGTCGCTGTCGTGAAGGCGCAGTACATGATTAATGGAACAGGCACTTCTCCGGTTACAATGGCAGATGGAACGACGGTTGCCGTGGGGACAGCGGGTACAGCGGCGGGTGTTCCGACTGGATCGGTGGCTGGGATTCAAAGCGCCATGAATGACATCGGCGGGTTTACGCCTACCTACGTGCTGGGTGGGACCAGTCTTTTTGTGCCCAGTGGCGGAGGCGCAACATGTCGGGTCGAATACAATGACACAACCGGCCTGGTCACTGCGTTGACGGGCGACTGTAGTTAA
- a CDS encoding prepilin-type N-terminal cleavage/methylation domain-containing protein — protein sequence MARPRGEAGFTLVEVVIIIVLLMILAAGALPRAGNMAGTKAAAAARKLQSDIAYAQQLAMIQNLRYRVYFNTPPQTPASGYAVVNDVSGNGSWGTEAGEVAPDPANSGANLSFTLNTGNYAGITISAVGFTGSYVEFSTLGVPFDGGGALAATKSVSVTGGGVTRSVTVAMETGKVSLP from the coding sequence GTGGCCAGACCGCGCGGAGAAGCCGGTTTCACGCTGGTGGAAGTAGTGATCATCATCGTTCTGCTCATGATCCTCGCTGCGGGGGCACTTCCCCGCGCGGGGAACATGGCCGGGACGAAGGCGGCCGCCGCCGCCCGAAAGCTCCAATCGGATATCGCCTATGCCCAGCAGTTGGCGATGATCCAAAACCTGCGGTATCGGGTCTATTTCAACACCCCGCCGCAGACCCCGGCAAGCGGTTATGCCGTGGTGAATGACGTCAGCGGCAACGGTTCATGGGGAACGGAGGCGGGAGAGGTTGCACCGGATCCGGCGAACAGCGGGGCTAATCTTTCATTTACACTCAACACCGGTAATTACGCCGGGATCACGATCTCTGCAGTCGGTTTTACAGGGTCGTACGTTGAGTTCAGCACCCTCGGCGTTCCATTTGATGGGGGTGGAGCCTTGGCAGCAACAAAGTCAGTTAGTGTGACCGGGGGCGGGGTTACCCGTTCTGTGACCGTAGCCATGGAGACGGGAAAGGTCAGTTTACCGTGA
- a CDS encoding type II secretion system GspH family protein, with product MRLTLIRSSLMLERGFTLIEIVVFIVVLGFLGGVLIPFTVSLRGSSQPTSTQQALALAQAELEQAVAQRRASGFAGVTAGCTLGLMPSPAFTCTRTVCYVPAGNLNDTTCGPTPTDYKRVEVTISHAAIGSLTAVTLFTNYS from the coding sequence ATGCGTTTGACTTTGATCAGATCGAGTTTGATGTTGGAGCGGGGCTTTACACTGATTGAGATCGTCGTCTTCATCGTTGTTCTCGGCTTTCTCGGCGGCGTGTTGATTCCATTCACCGTGAGCCTTCGAGGAAGCTCGCAGCCAACGTCGACACAGCAAGCGCTCGCCTTGGCGCAGGCGGAACTCGAACAGGCGGTCGCCCAGAGACGGGCGAGCGGTTTCGCCGGTGTGACCGCCGGCTGTACCCTGGGATTGATGCCGTCTCCTGCATTTACCTGTACTCGGACTGTCTGTTATGTCCCGGCGGGAAATTTGAACGATACAACCTGTGGTCCAACGCCGACCGATTACAAAAGGGTTGAGGTTACGATCAGCCATGCAGCCATCGGAAGTCTGACGGCGGTGACGCTCTTTACCAATTACTCATAA
- a CDS encoding type II secretion system GspH family protein: MLDQQYREGYRKGEDLSGRRTRSAGAGLLIADQRGFTLIELVLTIILVGIIAGMASVFLRQGLNAFVAEDARADITNQGRLAIERMAREMRMIRSRTAADLPGCCTNPSTTFNFIDMSGSNITYSLTGNTITRNLIPLAAGDVVTVDFRHYQQDGVTLATTAAQVWSIQVDLTVTKSGESQAYRVRVHPRNFV, translated from the coding sequence GTGTTGGATCAGCAGTATCGAGAAGGATATCGAAAAGGGGAAGATCTCTCAGGCCGGAGAACGCGATCGGCCGGAGCTGGTTTGCTGATTGCAGACCAGCGAGGGTTCACCCTCATCGAGCTGGTTCTCACGATCATTCTGGTCGGCATTATTGCCGGGATGGCATCGGTTTTCCTCCGGCAAGGATTGAATGCGTTTGTTGCGGAGGATGCGCGGGCCGACATCACAAACCAGGGACGGCTTGCCATTGAGCGAATGGCGCGCGAGATGCGGATGATTCGAAGCCGAACCGCCGCCGATCTTCCCGGTTGCTGTACCAATCCTTCAACGACATTTAATTTTATTGACATGTCGGGGAGCAACATCACTTATTCTTTGACTGGAAACACGATCACTCGGAACCTGATCCCTCTGGCGGCGGGCGATGTGGTCACTGTGGATTTTAGACATTACCAGCAGGATGGGGTGACGTTAGCGACGACCGCGGCGCAGGTTTGGAGCATCCAAGTCGATCTGACCGTCACAAAGAGCGGCGAATCGCAGGCGTATCGGGTTCGGGTTCACCCAAGGAATTTCGTATGA
- a CDS encoding MerR family transcriptional regulator gives MKTSEILQEIDIPRHKLYYLEQKGYVTPKRIPMGDLEAREYSREDLLKIKFIWKYLSKGFKHKVAYEMAMEELNAGVGVGRQGSEKGEINGVAAV, from the coding sequence ATGAAGACATCGGAGATTTTACAAGAGATCGATATCCCCAGGCACAAACTCTACTACCTGGAGCAGAAGGGATATGTCACGCCGAAACGGATTCCGATGGGAGACCTTGAAGCCCGGGAGTACAGCCGGGAAGATCTGCTCAAGATCAAATTTATCTGGAAATATTTAAGCAAGGGATTCAAACACAAGGTCGCTTACGAGATGGCGATGGAGGAGTTAAATGCCGGGGTCGGTGTCGGGCGCCAGGGATCGGAGAAGGGAGAAATTAATGGGGTGGCTGCCGTTTAA
- the pilM gene encoding type IV pilus assembly protein PilM — MGWLPFKKPFWAIDIGASSVKVVRLGRTRQGMKLLDIGLKELPMEQEFRQENITAALDELIKEKKRPKAVINFSGQAPLIRYLTLPAMPKEELAEAVKWEAKKLVSIPMEEMILDFIIAGGRQERETKRYDLILVVAERNSLREQWAMMQRAGLDIVAIDVNPLSLLNTIRMSYGKELTGNFIYIDIGAVKTDMTILKDGVLRFTRRLEMGGEQITRRLEREMGLPYDEAEKLKREKGLGAEEGPQAIIKNEIDRFIVEIQRSIDYYRAQFREGVFKKVILMGGGALLPGFSDYFGSYFDAEMEIDDPLAEIIGTESVGAIRAIAPRFSSGIGLALRSHN, encoded by the coding sequence ATGGGGTGGCTGCCGTTTAAAAAGCCATTTTGGGCGATTGATATCGGGGCGAGCTCGGTGAAGGTGGTCCGGCTTGGCCGGACGCGGCAAGGGATGAAGCTGCTCGACATCGGACTCAAAGAGCTTCCGATGGAGCAGGAGTTCCGGCAGGAGAATATCACCGCGGCGCTGGACGAGTTGATCAAAGAGAAAAAGCGGCCGAAGGCGGTCATTAATTTTTCCGGCCAGGCGCCTCTTATTCGATATTTAACCCTCCCCGCCATGCCGAAAGAGGAGCTTGCGGAGGCGGTGAAGTGGGAGGCGAAAAAGCTGGTTTCCATTCCGATGGAGGAGATGATCCTCGATTTTATCATCGCGGGGGGGCGGCAGGAGCGGGAAACGAAGCGATACGATTTGATTCTGGTGGTGGCTGAGAGGAACTCCCTCCGCGAGCAGTGGGCGATGATGCAGCGGGCGGGACTCGACATTGTCGCCATCGATGTGAACCCCCTCTCTCTGCTGAATACGATTCGGATGAGCTATGGGAAAGAGCTGACGGGGAATTTCATCTATATCGACATCGGCGCCGTGAAAACCGATATGACGATTTTGAAAGATGGTGTCCTGCGATTTACCCGGCGATTGGAAATGGGGGGGGAGCAGATTACCCGCCGACTCGAACGGGAAATGGGCCTTCCGTATGACGAGGCGGAAAAGCTGAAACGCGAAAAAGGGCTCGGCGCGGAAGAGGGGCCGCAGGCGATCATCAAAAATGAAATCGACCGGTTTATCGTTGAAATCCAGCGGTCGATCGATTATTACCGGGCTCAGTTCCGGGAAGGGGTTTTCAAGAAGGTGATCTTGATGGGGGGAGGGGCGCTTCTTCCCGGCTTCTCCGATTATTTTGGTAGTTATTTTGATGCCGAGATGGAAATTGATGATCCCCTTGCGGAGATCATCGGAACGGAATCGGTCGGCGCGATCCGGGCAATCGCCCCTCGCTTCTCGAGCGGGATTGGGTTGGCCCTCCGTTCTCACAATTAA
- a CDS encoding PilN domain-containing protein: protein MKEHINLFQPDLLEGSAKARTPRKKQWAVASAGIFLVLFILFYIQEEKKQILLKREVDAILQQRQELEQQMAALAPGILTRREGSLTEEMILKERIAWSRVLVEVSRVVPEGVWITGFENNAGEGVRFDGFAVSYQKVTDLLSSLEASRMFQDVLLDFSRQNTERKVDFSINTRLKKVDPEVQLGKR, encoded by the coding sequence ATGAAAGAACATATTAACCTCTTTCAACCGGATCTCCTTGAAGGATCCGCCAAGGCAAGGACCCCCCGCAAAAAGCAGTGGGCGGTCGCCTCGGCCGGGATATTCCTTGTTCTTTTCATTCTATTTTATATTCAAGAGGAGAAGAAGCAGATCCTGCTGAAAAGAGAGGTCGATGCAATTTTACAACAGCGCCAAGAACTCGAACAGCAAATGGCGGCGCTGGCCCCGGGAATCCTCACCCGCAGGGAGGGTTCCTTGACGGAAGAGATGATTTTAAAAGAGCGGATCGCCTGGTCGAGGGTGTTGGTCGAGGTCAGCCGGGTGGTTCCGGAAGGGGTATGGATCACCGGATTTGAGAACAATGCAGGGGAGGGGGTTCGCTTCGATGGCTTCGCGGTCTCCTATCAGAAAGTGACCGATCTTCTGTCCTCACTGGAAGCCTCCCGGATGTTCCAAGATGTGCTGCTTGATTTTTCACGGCAGAATACCGAGCGGAAGGTTGACTTCTCAATCAACACCCGATTGAAGAAGGTCGATCCGGAAGTCCAATTGGGAAAGAGATGA
- the pilO gene encoding type 4a pilus biogenesis protein PilO produces the protein MSALTQLQWSKLSKRERILFVSTLFALLYSFVFFFLQPRMAERQRLDEQKKTLQQEISMLSSTIPVLMRRAEAANPSESEPAPVLSDASLSMILEELSRQARIKEVQLMELKPSPAEKKEGYEILQIQIKSRSRFFNLGDYISALERLPRPIVIERLKIESTAETSPDVIAEMVLQVYKGGGV, from the coding sequence ATGAGCGCATTGACCCAACTACAATGGTCAAAATTATCAAAAAGAGAGCGAATTCTCTTCGTCTCCACCTTATTTGCGCTCCTCTATTCGTTTGTCTTCTTTTTCCTGCAGCCGAGGATGGCGGAACGGCAGAGACTCGATGAGCAAAAGAAAACCCTTCAACAAGAAATTTCGATGCTTTCCTCCACGATCCCCGTGCTGATGCGAAGAGCCGAAGCCGCCAACCCCTCTGAATCCGAGCCGGCGCCGGTCCTTTCGGATGCGTCGCTCTCGATGATCTTGGAAGAGCTCAGCCGGCAGGCGCGGATCAAGGAGGTCCAACTGATGGAGCTCAAACCAAGTCCGGCTGAAAAGAAAGAGGGCTATGAAATTTTGCAGATTCAGATCAAGAGCCGCTCCCGATTTTTCAATCTGGGAGATTATATTTCGGCGCTGGAGCGTCTCCCGCGCCCCATTGTGATCGAACGTCTCAAAATTGAATCAACCGCCGAGACCAGTCCCGACGTCATCGCCGAGATGGTCCTACAGGTTTATAAGGGAGGAGGCGTATGA
- the pilQ gene encoding type IV pilus secretin PilQ, with product MNAFFTARPRGALINVAIYFSLFLIFVPAAMRADAQEAAERASISLKKDDSLFSMEFRNAELKDVLRALGQENHLNIIISDDVDGKLTLSFREVTFEEALESILKINNLTSFREGDIIRVMKSPFGEGEADLATKIIPIHFGSAKEMQESVKGLLTKKGSLTIDVRTNALVVRDYAWNMAKINEVVKELDSKTPQVMIEARIVEVNANFTRELGVQWGGAYESDRFQVTGATRGTTSTTGSNALTGGAGLSGNNFAVNLPAAVGIGSGGGLGFTFANAGSSLQLDLQLSAMEDTGRGKILSNPRVLTLNNKEAKISSGTEILIPTTSILSTATSATETTAGATTTTGVTVIDAKLELTVTPHITPDNQILLHVKTEKKDPDFNRQVQNIPPLTTRTAETDLLVGDNETVVIGGIYTRNESHGEKSVPWLSKIPILGWLFKKETKMDIQNELLIFITPTVYKGGNEVARQ from the coding sequence ATGAACGCATTTTTCACGGCCCGGCCTAGAGGGGCTCTCATCAATGTAGCGATATACTTTTCCCTCTTCCTGATTTTTGTCCCCGCAGCGATGCGGGCGGATGCACAGGAAGCGGCCGAGCGCGCGTCCATCTCGCTTAAAAAAGATGATTCCCTCTTTTCGATGGAATTCCGAAATGCCGAGTTGAAGGATGTCCTTCGCGCCCTGGGTCAAGAGAATCATCTCAATATCATTATCAGTGACGATGTCGACGGGAAGTTGACCCTCAGCTTCCGGGAGGTCACGTTCGAGGAGGCGCTCGAATCGATTTTGAAAATCAACAACCTGACCTCTTTCCGGGAGGGAGACATTATCCGCGTGATGAAATCTCCTTTCGGAGAAGGAGAGGCTGATCTTGCGACGAAGATCATCCCGATCCATTTCGGGAGTGCCAAAGAGATGCAGGAGAGCGTGAAAGGGCTGCTGACCAAAAAAGGAAGCCTTACGATCGATGTCCGAACCAATGCTTTGGTTGTCCGTGATTATGCCTGGAACATGGCGAAAATTAATGAGGTGGTGAAGGAACTCGACAGCAAGACCCCTCAAGTCATGATCGAAGCGCGGATCGTCGAGGTGAATGCCAATTTTACCCGAGAGTTGGGCGTCCAGTGGGGAGGAGCGTACGAGTCGGATCGGTTTCAGGTGACTGGAGCGACGAGGGGAACGACCTCAACAACCGGTTCAAATGCCCTGACCGGGGGAGCCGGTCTTTCCGGGAATAACTTTGCAGTCAATCTTCCGGCGGCGGTCGGCATCGGCTCGGGCGGGGGGCTGGGTTTTACCTTCGCCAATGCGGGATCGAGCCTCCAGCTGGATCTTCAGCTCTCCGCAATGGAAGATACCGGGCGGGGGAAGATCTTATCCAATCCCCGTGTTCTCACTTTAAATAATAAAGAAGCGAAAATTTCCAGCGGAACAGAAATCCTCATACCGACAACTTCAATTTTATCGACGGCAACCTCGGCGACGGAAACAACAGCCGGCGCCACAACGACAACAGGGGTTACTGTCATCGATGCGAAATTAGAGCTCACCGTAACGCCCCACATTACACCGGACAATCAAATTTTGCTTCATGTGAAGACCGAAAAAAAAGATCCCGATTTTAACCGCCAAGTCCAGAACATCCCCCCCCTGACGACTCGCACCGCCGAGACCGATCTCTTAGTCGGAGACAATGAGACCGTCGTAATCGGCGGAATTTATACCCGTAACGAGTCGCACGGAGAGAAGAGCGTTCCCTGGCTCTCAAAGATTCCCATCTTAGGCTGGTTATTCAAAAAAGAAACAAAAATGGACATCCAAAATGAACTCTTGATTTTCATTACGCCGACCGTCTATAAAGGAGGGAACGAGGTCGCCCGGCAGTAA